The following are from one region of the Jatrophihabitans telluris genome:
- the map gene encoding type I methionyl aminopeptidase yields MQPGRISPRLDVPPAIVRPHYVPKKPTEPWDFDDVPVKSAETVARMKVAGAIAAAARDEVGKHVAPGVTTDELDRIGHEYLLDHGAYPSTLGYKGFPKSLCSSVNEVICHGIPDDLPLQDGDVVKIDVTAFIDGVHGDTCATFFAGEPSPELRLLSERTHEAMMRGIKAARPGRPVNVIGRVIESYAKRFGYGVIRDFTGHGVGPSFHTRPTIFPYDEPRGTTLIEAGMTFTVEPMLSLGGYAWDMWSDDWTVVTQDGSWVAQWEHSIHITEDGAEILTVTA; encoded by the coding sequence ATGCAACCGGGCCGGATCTCGCCGCGCCTGGACGTGCCGCCCGCGATCGTCCGTCCTCACTACGTGCCGAAGAAGCCGACCGAGCCTTGGGATTTCGACGACGTGCCGGTGAAGTCGGCCGAGACGGTGGCCCGGATGAAGGTTGCCGGGGCGATCGCCGCGGCGGCGCGCGACGAGGTCGGCAAACACGTCGCTCCCGGCGTGACCACCGACGAGCTCGACCGGATCGGGCACGAGTACCTGCTCGATCACGGTGCCTATCCCTCGACCCTGGGCTACAAGGGCTTTCCGAAGTCGCTGTGCTCCTCGGTCAACGAGGTCATCTGTCACGGCATCCCGGACGACCTCCCCCTGCAGGACGGTGACGTCGTCAAGATCGACGTCACCGCGTTCATCGACGGCGTCCACGGGGACACCTGCGCGACGTTCTTCGCCGGCGAGCCGTCGCCGGAGCTGCGCCTGCTGTCCGAGCGCACGCACGAGGCCATGATGCGCGGCATCAAGGCGGCTCGCCCGGGCCGTCCCGTCAACGTCATCGGCCGGGTCATCGAGTCCTACGCCAAGCGTTTCGGCTACGGCGTGATCCGGGACTTCACCGGCCACGGCGTCGGACCGTCCTTCCATACCCGTCCGACGATCTTTCCCTACGACGAGCCGCGGGGCACGACCCTGATCGAGGCGGGGATGACCTTCACGGTCGAGCCGATGCTCAGCCTCGGCGGCTACGCGTGGGACATGTGGTCCGACGACTGGACGGTCGTCACGCAGGACGGGTCCTGGGTGGCGCAGTGGGAACACAGCATCCACATCACCGAGGACGGCGCCGAAATCCTGACCGTCACTGCATGA